The Candidatus Thermoplasmatota archaeon genomic sequence TGGTTTATCATCCTAATGTCAAGGTTTATATTAGTTACATGCTACCCAGGGGATCATCTGCTGAGAATGTAATAGTTGATGATATCGACCGTGCGGAGAAACAAGCAAAAAACATTGTTTATAACTATGATCAAGCACAAAGCTGGTATACAACTAATGAGGAGGGTAGTCGTGCATTATATGATTATGTAATTATAACACTTGATTCGTTGACTTCCTCTGTTTCTTCTTTGGTGGATTGGGAGACTACAAAGGGTAGAAATGTTAATGTCGTTACAACATCTTGGATAAACACTAATTATAATGGTTATGATCTTGCTGAGAAAATTAGAAATTTCTTAAGAGATAAATATCCTTCTAGTCAATGGGGCATCACAGATGTTTGTATCATTGGGCATCGTGACGATATTCCTATGCGTCGCTGTTGGCAGGATTTAGGTTATGGAAAACCAGAAACTGATTTCTATTATGCGGAGTTAACATTACCAGATAGTCAATCCTGGGATGCTGATGGTGATCATAGATGGGGTGAGAATTCAGATCCTATTGATTTCTATGGTGAAGTAAGTGTCGGGCGTATCCCATGGAGTGATCCATCTATTGTTGCTCATATTTGTGAGAAATCAGTTACCTATGAGCAGAATAATGATCCTGGTTTTAAGAAAAATATCCTTCTTCTCGGTGCGTTCTTCTGGGATAATGACCCGAATCCGCGGACTGATAATGCTGTACTTATGGAATACAAAACAAACCCTAGTAACAACCCTTGGATGTCAAACTGGACGAGAACACGGATGTATGAACAAGGTTATTCTACCTACACCATGGATTATGACATCACTTATGATAATGTGAAGAATATATGGTCAAATGGTACATATGCATTTGTTGACTGGGCAGGTCATGGATCACCTACCTCCTGCGTTAGATATCATCCTTCCATGACAGAGTTCGTTAACACCGATACATGCCTCCATCTTAACGATAATTATCCCTCGATTATTTTTGCAGATGCTTGCAGCAACTCTGATACTGATGAATATAATATTGGTCAAGCAATGCTTAAGCAAGGCGCTGTAGGTTTCCTTGGCGCCACAAAAGTTGCTTTGGGGATGCCAGGTTGGAATAACCCAAATAGCGGCTCTAGCCAATCATTTGATTATTACTTCACAAGTTGTGTTACATCAGGAGAATTTACACAAGGTCAGGCTCACCAATGGTCTTTAACTAAAATGTACACATCCAATCTATGGGCCTACCTCAAGTATGAGACTTTTGAGTGGGGCGCACTATGGGGCAACCCTGATTTAACGACCGCTATTTTTGAAAACCATCCGCCAGAGGCACCAGAGATATCAGGAGAAACAAATGGGCAATCAGGAACAACATACATTTATTCACTTATAACAACAGACCTAGATGATGATCAAGTCTACTACTATGTTAACTGGGGAGACGGAACAAACAGCGGCTGGATAGGCCCCTATAATTCAGGTGAACAAAAAACAACATCTCATAGCTGGAGCGAACAAGGCACATACCAAGTTAAAGCAAAAGCCAGAGACACCCATGGTGCCGAAAGCAACTGGACAACACTCGATGTTGTGATGCCAATAAATCATATAGTAAACCACCCAATACAATTACCACTTAAATACTTTGCAACACCCATTATAAAACAAACACTAAAATATAATTGACAAAAAAATACTCAAATTTTTTTCCTTACTTTTGTTTAGCACGTTTACTGGGTCTAACCTTTTCAGCACCCTTTCCCTTATGACGTAATCCTCTACCTTTTTTACCAGCGCTGG encodes the following:
- a CDS encoding C25 family cysteine peptidase, yielding MKRGLVVFLVCTLMIGSVFVGASVNTKNFLFKTVDGVVVVNIPAGGYEVKKTDNGDELYVEDFGCLLIPGKPSLPSKIFSVAIPPGAQFKEIHFDTLGSVVLPGTYNVPSVSLPRVIGDENPVIYEQELKRYEENYRSTYGSNNPYPSSVVEFVQTSGYRKYNLVDVRFTPFTYYPLSGELVYHPNVKVYISYMLPRGSSAENVIVDDIDRAEKQAKNIVYNYDQAQSWYTTNEEGSRALYDYVIITLDSLTSSVSSLVDWETTKGRNVNVVTTSWINTNYNGYDLAEKIRNFLRDKYPSSQWGITDVCIIGHRDDIPMRRCWQDLGYGKPETDFYYAELTLPDSQSWDADGDHRWGENSDPIDFYGEVSVGRIPWSDPSIVAHICEKSVTYEQNNDPGFKKNILLLGAFFWDNDPNPRTDNAVLMEYKTNPSNNPWMSNWTRTRMYEQGYSTYTMDYDITYDNVKNIWSNGTYAFVDWAGHGSPTSCVRYHPSMTEFVNTDTCLHLNDNYPSIIFADACSNSDTDEYNIGQAMLKQGAVGFLGATKVALGMPGWNNPNSGSSQSFDYYFTSCVTSGEFTQGQAHQWSLTKMYTSNLWAYLKYETFEWGALWGNPDLTTAIFENHPPEAPEISGETNGQSGTTYIYSLITTDLDDDQVYYYVNWGDGTNSGWIGPYNSGEQKTTSHSWSEQGTYQVKAKARDTHGAESNWTTLDVVMPINHIVNHPIQLPLKYFATPIIKQTLKYN